One Capsicum annuum cultivar UCD-10X-F1 chromosome 2, UCD10Xv1.1, whole genome shotgun sequence genomic window carries:
- the LOC107861372 gene encoding uncharacterized protein LOC107861372, with amino-acid sequence MSTTRKKESRIKKCIKAPMRILIKARDCYVRSLTNCSGRIGYGGASGMGSCGAFTQVSSLPRSFSGNSSVSSGDEDFRELMRISSVRTRVELEMLRRKSLAKNGTNVVPRTRSVAIGRIDEEGPCDFDEEGEVCTDVYPRSRSCAVSSR; translated from the coding sequence ATGAGCACGACGAGGAAAAAAGAAAGCAGAATTAAGAAATGCATAAAAGCACCAATGAGAATTCTAATTAAAGCCAGGGATTGTTACGTCCGAAGCCTGACGAATTGTTCTGGCAGAATTGGGTATGGCGGTGCCTCTGGCATGGGCTCATGTGGAGCCTTTACACAAGTCTCCTCTTTGCCTAGAAGTTTCAGTGGCAATTCATCTGTGTCTAGTGGGGATGAAGATTTCAGGGAGCTAATGCGAATTTCGTCCGTAAGGACTCGGGTGGAATTGGAGATGCTGAGGCGAAAATCACTCGCTAAAAATGGAACGAATGTGGTGCCTCGGACTCGTTCTGTTGCGATTGGAAGAATTGATGAAGAAGGGCCGTGTGATTTTGATGAGGAAGGCGAAGTGTGTACAGATGTTTATCCAAGAAGTAGAAGTTGTGCTGTTTCTTCAAGATAG
- the LOC107861373 gene encoding uncharacterized protein LOC107861373, with product MSSEGNKESRIKKCIKAPIRILSKARDCYVHSLMDCSGKIGYGSVIGVPQISALPRSFSTNSSVSSSCDEDFRELVRIASRKSLVRKVEADLLRQKSLAKNAVNVNAVPRSRSAAIGRIDEDKPCDFGDDVKVNTDVFRRSRSCAVASRRTGVF from the coding sequence ATGAGCTCAGAGGGTAACAAAGAGAGCAGAATTAAGAAGTGCATAAAAGCACCCATTAGAATTTTGAGTAAAGCCAGGGACTGTTACGTCCATAGCCTGATGGATTGTTCTGGAAAAATTGGCTATGGCAGTGTCATTGGGGTTCCACAAATATCTGCTTTGCCTAGAAGTTTCAGTACCAATTCGTCTGTGTCAAGTAGCTGTGATGAAGATTTCAGGGAGCTAGTACGAATTGCTTCTAGAAAAAGTCTCGTCAGGAAAGTGGAAGCAGACCTTCTGAGGCAAAAATCACTTGCTAAAAATGCGGTGAATGTTAATGCTGTGCCTAGGAGTCGATCTGCTGCAATTGGAAGAATCGATGAAGATAAGCCGTGTGATTTTGGTGACGATGTCAAAGTGAATACCGATGTGTTTAGGAGAAGTAGAAGCTGTGCTGTTGCTTCAAGAAGAACAGGCGTGTTCTGA